AACATTTTAATCAAACCTTTCATTTTTTTCTATTTTTTCAAATTTCGTCTTGAAAAATATCAATGTTAATGCCAAAATGGGTTTTAGAGTTTTAGAGTTTTAGAGTTTTAGAGTTTTAGAGTTTTAGAGTTTTAGAGTTTTAGAGTTTTAGAGTTTTAGAGTTTTAGAGTTTTAGAGTTTTAGAGTTTTAGAGTTTTAGAGTTTTAGAGAAAATTAAATTTTAAATTTCGCACATCCTAATTTTTTTTGAAAAATTTCTGATCTCAAATCCAGCATCTGGCATCTGGCATCTGGCATCTAGCATCTAGCATCTAGCATCTAGCATCTAGCATCTAGCATCTAGCATCTAGCAAAATTAATCAATCGCCTCGCTTCTCTTTTCCAGCATCACGACATCTTTCCATTCTCCGTTGAGTTTTGCTAATTTTTTTCTAACGCCAACCGTTCGGAAACCATTTTTCTGATGAAATTTCAAAGCACTCACATTTTCGGGGAAGAGATTGGTCTGTAAAGTCCAGAATCCGTGGTTCTCGCTATCCAAAATCAGCTTTTTAAGCAAAATAGAACCTAGACCTAACCCCTGATGATTATTGTCCAGATAAATGCTCACTTCGGCAACTCCTTTGAAACTCTCTCTTTTACTGATCGGTTTCAAAGCACACCAGCCAATAACCTCATTGGTTTCATTCTCCAAAACCCAGCGGCAATCGTTGTAATATTCCATATTCCAGGCTTCTGCGGTAGGAACTGTTGTTTCGAAACTCGAAATTCCGCCTTCAATTCCCTGTTTAAAAATTTCCAAAACTCTTGCTTCGTCACTGGGAAGCATTTCTCGCAATTCGTAATTCATGATCTATCTAAGGTATTTTCGTTTATTTTTTCTTTTAATTCTGGAATAATGGGTTTGCTTACTTTTCTCATCTTCGGAAATTACGCTTATATTTCCGTCAACTTCCAAAATCGAAAGCTTTACATTTTCTATTCCATCTACTCCATGTTCGCGAATCGCTTCCTCCAGTTCATCTCTCGTAATTTTTACTTTGTTTAAAGCTTTTTCATCAATTTTTCCGTCTCGTACTAAAATTACAGGATCTTCTTCCATAAAACTTTCGAATTTCCGATTGGAAAACATGAGCCTTTTCAAAATAAAATTAGCTGCAAAAAGAACCAATGCAGCCACCAATCCACCCTGAAGAGAAGTATCCGGTCCTACCATCGCATTCTGAACCGCGTTTGAAATCAATAATAATAAAACGACATCTCCTGCGTTTAACTGAGAAAGCTGATTTTTCCCAAACAAACGAATAGCAATGACCATGAAAAGGTACACGCAAAGGGAACGGACAACAACGTCGAGGATTGGATTCACAAGAATTTATTTATACTCAAATGTATACATTTTTATGATTCGTAAAGACAATTTTTGATGAGAAATAATATTCTGAAATTGGCATATATTTTGAAAATCAAAACTTTAATAATGAAAAAACACACTTTTATGAAAAAATTATTTTTCTTTTTAAGCATTTTCCTCTTGTTTACAAGCTGTCTGAAAAGTGAAAAGAAGCCTAAAGCAAGCAACAATGCGGAAATTACCAAAAAAATAGAGCAGCTCTACTCCAGTTACGGAAAATCCAGTGATGTACTTTATGATAAACCTTTTGATGGTAATCTTTTTTCTCCAACCTTAAAGCAAAAATTGGAAGAAGCACTTAATGCGTCAAAAGCAGATATTGAAAAAGTGAAAAAGAGTGCCCATCCTGATGAAAAACCAATGGTGATAGAAGGTTCTTTGTTTACGAGTTTGTATGAAGGTTATACTTCTTATAAAATTCAAAATATCATGGAGCAAAATCATCCTAAAGAATCGATGGCAACGGTAAAAGTTCAATTAGAAAATTCATCGGTTTCGCCAAAAGAAGTTTGGACTGATACCATTCACCTCATCAATAATTCCAATAACGGATGGCGAATTGATAATATCAATTTTGATACTAAAGCCAATTCTAAGGATTTGAAGACCGACCTGGATCAGTTTATTTCAGCAACTAAGCAATAAAAATAAAAGCCACTCGATTTTGAGTGGCTTATTTTTTAAGGACATTGTGCAATGGGAACTGTACTGCAAACTGTTTTGTTCAATCTTTCACAATACACACAATATTGCTTTGGTTGCCCTCCGTACACTGACTTTAAGTCTGATTTTGTTAGTTTCTTTAAATTTTTCATATCGTTTTAATGTTGTGGATTAAATATAAAACGAAAATTATCCTTAAATATTACAGTTTTACAATCAAATGTTCTACGATTTACATATTAACTTTTTATATTTATTAAAGGTTTCGACAAGCTTAGCCGGACAATGGTATAAAAAAATAAAACCACGCAGAATTGCATGGTTTTATTTTAAAAAAAATTTTATGAAATTATCTGTTGTTGATCTCTACTGTCACAGGCATTACATAAGTGTAGGCAACTAAATTTTCATTCATTTTTTTGCGGTCTACTTTGTAATCTAATTCGCTTAAAACCATTTCAATTTCCTTGCTTACGCTTTTGCAATCTCCGTTAGAATGTACATTTACAATCTTTCCGTTTTTTGCAATATCAAACTTCACCACAGAATTTACGGTTCCCTGTTTATAATCGGTATTGGTAAAATCAAAGTTATCCATCAGTTTATGCCTGATATCGTTGAATGCTTCACTTTTACTCAACTGAATCTCTTCAATCATATTATCATTGGCTGTTTGTGCTTTTACATTATTCATTACCACTGAAAAACCACAAATAAAAAGTAAAGCAACAAATATTTGAATTTTATTTTTCATAACTAACTGGTTTAAAATATTATACTAAATTCTTTTTGTATCTCTTAACCAAAGTTATTAAAAATAATTCATATTAAATTTACATTGAGTTAACATTGAGTTAACATTAAAATTTAAATAATTGATTTTCAGCAGAATAAATTTTTAAAATAATTGAAAATTTAATATTGGGAGTTGAATTTTAGGTAAATTAAGGATTGGATCTTATTGAAAATAAAAAAAGAATCTGCTTTCGCAAATTCTTTTATATAGTCAATTTAATGTTTTTAAAGTCCTTCAATAATTCTTTTACTTTCTAATTCATCAATAATAAATTTTGCATCACTCTCGTTAATGTATCTATTATCATATAACCAATGAATTCTACCCATCTGAACCTGATAAGGAAGTATGCTATCAACCTTATAATACTCTTTTAAAAAATACTGTTTTTTAGCATCTTTTATTTTTGAAATAAAAAGATCTACTTCTTGAATATCTTTCTTTCTATATAAAAATGATAAAGGTTTGGTGGCACCAATATTTTTTACATTTTCCCTTCTGAATTCAGTATTACATATACTTGCTACAATTAAAGAAGGTAACATTGCTACACCAAAAACAATCATACCAGAAGGATAAGTATATCCGTAATGATCATTAATTATAATGGTTAATAATATTGAATTAAATACCATAATCAAAACGATTGCAATAAGCACTAAATCTTTCGACTTTCTAAATACCGTTTCATCCTCATTAATATCTCCAAAATAAACTTTATATTCATTGACTTCCTTTGCAAAGTTATTCTTTACAAACACTCCATCTTCCTGAATTTCAAGATATTTTGAATTCCGTCCATCTTTTTGTGTTAATGTTTTCATCTGACGCTATTTTTACTCCAATTCCCTCTTCAAAAACTTCCCCGTCAAACTCTTCTTCGACTTCACAATTTCCTCAGGCGTTCCTTGCGCAACAATTTGTCCGCCGTATTTACCACCTTCTGGTCCAACGTCGATAATATGATCGGCCAGTTTTATTACATCCATATTATGTTCAATAATGATGAACGAATTTCCTAATTCTACCAGCTGATTAATAGCATCCATCAGTATTTTTACGTCTTCAAAATGAAGTCCGGTGGTTGGTTCATCAAGAATGTATAAAGTATTTCCGGTTTGTCTTTTCGATAATTCCGTTGCCAACTTGATACGTTGCGCTTCTCCTCCCGAAAGTGTGGTAGACTGCTGTCCCAACGTAATATATCCCAAACCAACATCCTGTAAAGTTTTCACTTTCGCAAAAATCTTAGGAATTGGCTGGAAAAATTCTACCGCTTCATCAATCGTCATATCCAACACATCAGAAATTGATTTTCCTTTGTAGCGAACTTCTAATGTTTCTCGGTTGAAACGTTTTCCGTTACAAGTTTCACAATGCACATAAACATCCGGCAAGAAATTCATTTCAATAACCTTCAAACCGCCACCTTGACAAGTTTCACATCTTCCACCTTTTACATTGAAAGAAAATCTTCCCGGCTTATAACCACGAATTTTACTTTCAGGCAATTCTGAGAAAAGATTTCTGATGTCCGTAAACATCGCTGTGTAGGTTGCAGGATTCGAACGTGGTGTTCTTCCGATTGGCGTTTGGTCTACATCTACAATTTTATCGATATGCTCAAGACCTTCGATTTTTTTATAAGGCAAAGGCTCCTGAACGGCTCTGTAAAAATGTTTATTCAGGATTGGGTACAAAGTTCCGTTGATCAAAGAAGATTTTCCGCTTCCTGAAATTCCTGAAACCACGACCAATTTTCCTAAAGGAACATCAAGTGTTACATTTTTAAGATTATTTCCTGTCGCGCCTTTTAATATAATATGTTTACCGTTTCCTTCCCTTCTTTTTTCAGGAATGGCAATTTTTCTTTTTCCGTTAATATATTGAGCGGTAATCGTATCAGCTTTCAACAAATCTTTTGGCTTTCCCTGCCAAAGAATTTCTCCACCGAATTTTCCGGCTCTCGGACCAATATCCAGTACCTCATCGGCTTCTAAAATCATGTCTTTATCGTGTTCTACAACCAAAACCGAGTTTCCGATATCACGAAGATTTTTTAATGAATTAATCAACCTTTCATTATCTCTTTGGTGCAATCCGATACTTGGTTCGTCTAAAATATATAGAACATTCACCAATTGAGAACCAATTTGTGTTGCCAGACGAATCCTTTGAGATTCCCCTCCGGAAAGCGTTTTCGAACTTCTGCTTAAACTTAAATAATCTAAACCAACATCCAGTAAAAACTGAAGTCTGGTTTCGATTTCCTTTAAAATTTCGTGAGCAATGATTGATTTTTTCTCAGAAAATTTATCTTTAACATCGTGAAGCCAATCTTTTAAATCAATTAAACTTAATCCGTTAACCTCAGCAATATTTTTCCCGTCGATTTTAAAGCTTAAACTTGAAGGCTGAAGACGTGTTCCTTTACATTCAGGGCACGTTTCTTCTGTGGTGAAATGTCTTTCCAGCAAAATCGCTTCGTAAGATTCTCGTTCTTCGATAATTTCTTCCATAAAAGGAATTAAACCATCAAAACTGATTTTGATCTTTTTGGTAATTCCCGCGTATTTAAGATCTTTATTAAACTCTTTATGACAACCGTTGTAGATATAATCCAACGCTTCTTCCGGAATATCCTGAAAAGAAGTTGACAGTCCCAAACCGAAAATTTCCAAAATATTTTTGATCTGAGAAAGCACCCATTTATTAGATTTGATATCTTCCAAAGGCAACAAACCTCCCTGATTGATAGATAATTTCGGATTTTCAACAAAATAATCGGTGTTGATCTTTTTGATCATTCCCAACCCTTTACAATTGGGGCAGCTTCCTTTTGGTGAATTGAAAGAAAACGTGTTAGGTTCCGGTAAAGCTAATGAATGACCGGTTTCAGCATCCATCAAATTTTTAGAGAAATATTCAATCTCCGTGCTTCCTAACTTTTGAATTCCGATAATTCCCTCGCCCATTTCCATCGCAGTACGCAACGATTTTTCCATTCTGGATTCGGAAGCGGTTTCGCCAATAATCCAACGGTCGATTACAATATCGATATCGTGGGTTTTGTAACGGTCTAGTTTCAGATCATATTCAATATCCTGCAGTTCGCCATCAATTCTTGCCTGACCGTAACCCTTTTTAGCCATCTGCACAAAAAGTTCGTGATAATGCCCTTTTCTGGAACGTACCACAGGTGCCATCAACATAATTTTTTCACCTTTATAATTTTCTTTGATGGTTTCAAGAATCTGCTCTTCGGTGTAACTTACCAATTTCTTCCCTGTAGTCTGCGAATAGGCATCAGAAACCCTTGCATACAAAAGACGAAGAAAATCGTACAATTCTGTAACGGTTCCAACCGTTGAACGTGGGTTTTTATTGGTTGTTTTCTGTTCAATGGCAATTACGGGTGACAATCCTTCAATTTTATCAACATCAGGACGTTCCAAACCACCTAAAAACTGTCTCGCATACGCTGAAAACGTTTCGATATAACGACGCTGACCTTCAGCAAAAATAGTATCAAAAGCCAATGACGATTTTCCGCTTCCCGAAAGCCCCGTAATTACGACCAATTCGTTGCGTGGAATTTTTACATTGATGTTTTTAAGATTGTGCTCACGTGCGCCGTAAACTTCTATATATTCTGTTGATTTACTCATAATTTGGGGTGACTTTACCTGAAAATCACGATGTGCAAAATTACGGATTTTTTAGGAATTTTCGGTGTTAAAAAATGTTAGAAATTATTGATTGAATCAATGATAAACCTTCTGACTTTTTCGGATAAAAAAACAGCACTATTCTTTTTCAGCCTTCTAAGACTTCAATTTCTTTAAATATCCTTGAAATTTAACATTATGATTGTCATTCCGAAGGAATCTCGGTTAGCATCTTTCCATTAGAATATCTTATACGATGTCTAGATTCCTACGGAATGACAAATTGAGAGAAAATCATTTAACAAAAAAACCGACGAAAAAAATTTCATCGGCTATCTTTATAGTTGTTTTTAATTGTTTATTTCACAAACGTATTATACGAATTCAGTATCGAATCATAAGCAGAATCGATTTGCTGAATATCGCTGTCTGAAATTTGTCCTGTTGATTTTGAATCTCTGATTAGTTTTCTGAAAACATCCAGGAAGGTGCTCGCGTTCTTATTTACCGCTTCAAACTGAGATTTTTTGTAAGAATACTGCGTATCTTTTACATTAAACACCATCTTTGAATTGGTTTCAACCGCTTTGGCAAATTCATCATATTTTTTCTGCGCTTCTGCCTCATTGAATTTTCCGTCATATTGCTTTCCTATAACTCCATAAGCAGAATCTAAAGAATTCATCATGTTCTTGGAAGAAATAATAAACTCCTTCATTGGATGATCTTTCAAAATAATATCTTCGGCTTTATCTGTGGCAGGTTTTATTTTATCTAAAATACCTTCTCCTGCGATAAAAAATGCCTGAGCATCTGTTTCTATCTCTTTTCTGATGGCTTCAGCTTTTACACCTTTATCATCTTTGAAATCTTCCGCCTGCATATACGATTTAAGCTCCTCCAGCTTCTTTTCTATATTTTCTTTTTTTGCTTTATAAGTCTGAAAATCGGTTTCAATGGCTTTCTGGTCTTTATCAAAACCACTCGGCACCCCTTTTATTTTAGAAAAAGAATAATCTGTACCTCCAATCACAGAAGGAATATAACTTACGTTCTCACCTTTCGCCTTTGAAACTGCTGCATCCGCATATTTCAGGATATTATCGATACGGTCTGAAGTTCTTTTATAGGAATCTAAGAAATCATTATTAAAATCAATGATTGCATTTGCATCATTCTGGCCGCCTTTTGCGATTGCATTTCCAATCTTCTCCATTCCTTTTTTGCAGCTTACAGTGACGACGCTTAACGACAGCGCCATAGCCAGCACAATAATTTTCTTCATAATTTTAATATTTAAGTTGTAGTTTATTTTAATTAAAAATCGGTGTCGTCGTTGGTTACTTTCACCTGATACTCAATACCGTCGATTGCTTTAGAAACAATTTGATTCCGAAGAATGTTAGCCATATTTTCCCAATATGCCCTTCCATAAAAAGCATAATTTTGCGGAATAATTTCTATCTCAACCGTTCTTACGAAACCTTCTTTCGGTCTGTTGCTGATCATGGTTCCACGAGTTACCCTTACATCCTTCAATTCATCTTTAAGCACCATTCGGCAATAATTTTTAACATCTTCCAGAGAAATAATTTTGTCTCTTGTTGTTAAAGCATATTTATACGCCTGAATACTGTCGGTTCCCTTCTGTTCTTCTGCACCCCCGATCGTTTCTGTTAAAAGCACCAAAGTCTGAGATTTTAACTGATTGGAAAGTTCCGTCCCAGGACGCATGTGGTTGGCCAAAGTGCAATAGGTAACCCAAAAAGAGGCATACGTATGATCTGTTTTTTCCACAGGTTCCATGATCACGTAGTTCAGTTCCTGCTTGATATTTCTTTTGGCATTATTAACTTTCTGCACCATCGACTTCATTTTATCAGACATTTCGCTCAGTACGCCTTTTACATTATCTCTGTTTAATAAAGAGAAAGCTGCAATTTCATCTCTCGTAAGCTCCAGAACGCTGGCGATCATATCTACTGCGTTACGGTTGTTGAAGCGTTCCATACCTCCTTTTCGTACGGTGTAGAGTCCTTTTTTAAGATCATCATTCGGGGTGAAAGGTATTTCCGTGTATCTTCTGCCTTCCCCATCCTGAACCTCATCAACATATAAAAAATGTTCGCCATCATCTGTTACGAGCGGAATATTATTCCCCATAATATCTAAACTGTATTCCGTTTTTTTCCAACCTCGGTTATAAATAGGAAATGCATTGAGTACAAAAGAGAAATTATCTAAAATTTCTGCGGTAAACTGTGGCGGAAATTCCAATGTCAGCCATAAATAACGTTTGCCGTCAGTATATTTTTCGATTTCTTCACGTCCTTCAAGAAAATCAAGATTTTGAGGAAGCTTTCCTTCTTCAGAAAATAAACTTCGTGAAAGCCCTGATATTTCAATGAATTTATGATGATAAATACTTTTTACATCTTCAATGATCTTATTCTGAATCGATTGCTCATGAAATATCTGCTCATATCCTTCCGGCTGGCTATTTTTGAGGTAAGAAATACCTTCTTTTACAAATAAAGGATTTCCGTTGCTGGAAACGGTGATGTAAGGCAATAATTTATAGACATAATCTAAATGCTCAAACGCCGGATTTGAACAGAAAATGCTTATATATTTCGGAAAATTCTCGTGAGTATATTTCGTAACATCAATGCCGATCGTTACTTTTCTGTAGTCTTCAGGTTTCCCTGGAAATCTCGCAATAGGAATTTTGTTCAGTCGCTCATCAATTCCGTAGCAGGTATTTCCTACAAACATAATGGAGGTCTGCGCTTTATTGATTCTTACATTCCCGATAGGCGTAAAAGGAATATTGAGTTGCTTATCGGACTCTGATTTGATGGTGGAGGTCATTTGTTTTCTAAAGAAAAACTCGGTATGCTCCAACAAAATCTCCGAAGCTTCATAAGGCTGCGTAAAGGCAATCGCATGAGACGGAATCGGATGGGTGTAAATAGACGGAGTGAGAAGTTTTGCCAGTCTTTCTAAAATTCTGGCGTTTACTGTTTGTATTTCGTTGTTGGCTTTAAAGACTTCGGTGCTGAAGGCATCAATCAAGAGTTTAACGAAAGGATCCAAAGATTGCGGACTTTTCAATCCCCACACTTTTGTGGCATTCTGAAGCATTCTCGCTTTTACCGATTCTTTGGAATATATATTCTGATCTAGGTTCATAAATTCTGGTTACAATTAATAGATTTAATCAATAGACATCGGACTCAGGAAAAGTTCCGTAGAAAAGCTGAAGCGCTCTCCTGTTTCTTCCATTTTTGCATTAATGGCAATCTTTACCTTTTTTTTGATTTCCGTATGTTCTTTGGTATCGTAGCTGTGTTCTACGATGAGGATGTGTGCATCTACCTGTGGCTGCACGATTCGGGGTTCATAATCCTGTATCTGTTTTTTTAAACTTTTAATGAAAACGTTTTCCCAGACGGCACTTGTAACTCCATTGTCGAATTCTAGATTCCAAACGTCGTTTCCGTAATTTTCATCATATCTGTTTTCGCCTTTTTTGGTGGTTATCAGCAACATAATATTGTGGGCAATGCTTTCACCCATGTCGCAGGTGTCTATGCTTCCCCCTTCCGTCATTAATGTTGATGGAACAAAAGGCATTCTGTAATTTGGTGTGTCCATGATTCTACTTCGTTAATTTTTTACTTCATAATTATCGTTTACTTGAAAAGGAATACCAAATTAAACATTTTCTACGAAATATTGCATTGTATAAACTGAATTTATAATTAAAAAATTTCTGTATTCACTTTATATACCTGAATTGTGTTTACTGAGCTTCTTATCCTGAGCGCGAAGCAGTCGAAGGATCTCTTATTATTAGGAATTTAGATTTCACGCCATGACAAAATATGAGAATTATTATACTTAAGAGAATTTCGATATCATTTAGAAAATTTGAAGATGCAAGCAAAACTCCTAGCCCCGATTGTAATGACATCCTTTTTGGTTGCGGCTGGAGAGAAGCGAAAGCCGTAACCAAAAAGATATAATGGAAAGC
The sequence above is a segment of the Chryseobacterium sp. MYb264 genome. Coding sequences within it:
- a CDS encoding DUF421 domain-containing protein, with protein sequence MNPILDVVVRSLCVYLFMVIAIRLFGKNQLSQLNAGDVVLLLLISNAVQNAMVGPDTSLQGGLVAALVLFAANFILKRLMFSNRKFESFMEEDPVILVRDGKIDEKALNKVKITRDELEEAIREHGVDGIENVKLSILEVDGNISVISEDEKSKQTHYSRIKRKNKRKYLR
- a CDS encoding type VI secretion system baseplate subunit TssF; its protein translation is MNLDQNIYSKESVKARMLQNATKVWGLKSPQSLDPFVKLLIDAFSTEVFKANNEIQTVNARILERLAKLLTPSIYTHPIPSHAIAFTQPYEASEILLEHTEFFFRKQMTSTIKSESDKQLNIPFTPIGNVRINKAQTSIMFVGNTCYGIDERLNKIPIARFPGKPEDYRKVTIGIDVTKYTHENFPKYISIFCSNPAFEHLDYVYKLLPYITVSSNGNPLFVKEGISYLKNSQPEGYEQIFHEQSIQNKIIEDVKSIYHHKFIEISGLSRSLFSEEGKLPQNLDFLEGREEIEKYTDGKRYLWLTLEFPPQFTAEILDNFSFVLNAFPIYNRGWKKTEYSLDIMGNNIPLVTDDGEHFLYVDEVQDGEGRRYTEIPFTPNDDLKKGLYTVRKGGMERFNNRNAVDMIASVLELTRDEIAAFSLLNRDNVKGVLSEMSDKMKSMVQKVNNAKRNIKQELNYVIMEPVEKTDHTYASFWVTYCTLANHMRPGTELSNQLKSQTLVLLTETIGGAEEQKGTDSIQAYKYALTTRDKIISLEDVKNYCRMVLKDELKDVRVTRGTMISNRPKEGFVRTVEIEIIPQNYAFYGRAYWENMANILRNQIVSKAIDGIEYQVKVTNDDTDF
- a CDS encoding GPW/gp25 family protein is translated as MDTPNYRMPFVPSTLMTEGGSIDTCDMGESIAHNIMLLITTKKGENRYDENYGNDVWNLEFDNGVTSAVWENVFIKSLKKQIQDYEPRIVQPQVDAHILIVEHSYDTKEHTEIKKKVKIAINAKMEETGERFSFSTELFLSPMSID
- a CDS encoding bacteriocin-like protein, with the protein product MKNLKKLTKSDLKSVYGGQPKQYCVYCERLNKTVCSTVPIAQCP
- the uvrA gene encoding excinuclease ABC subunit UvrA; the encoded protein is MSKSTEYIEVYGAREHNLKNINVKIPRNELVVITGLSGSGKSSLAFDTIFAEGQRRYIETFSAYARQFLGGLERPDVDKIEGLSPVIAIEQKTTNKNPRSTVGTVTELYDFLRLLYARVSDAYSQTTGKKLVSYTEEQILETIKENYKGEKIMLMAPVVRSRKGHYHELFVQMAKKGYGQARIDGELQDIEYDLKLDRYKTHDIDIVIDRWIIGETASESRMEKSLRTAMEMGEGIIGIQKLGSTEIEYFSKNLMDAETGHSLALPEPNTFSFNSPKGSCPNCKGLGMIKKINTDYFVENPKLSINQGGLLPLEDIKSNKWVLSQIKNILEIFGLGLSTSFQDIPEEALDYIYNGCHKEFNKDLKYAGITKKIKISFDGLIPFMEEIIEERESYEAILLERHFTTEETCPECKGTRLQPSSLSFKIDGKNIAEVNGLSLIDLKDWLHDVKDKFSEKKSIIAHEILKEIETRLQFLLDVGLDYLSLSRSSKTLSGGESQRIRLATQIGSQLVNVLYILDEPSIGLHQRDNERLINSLKNLRDIGNSVLVVEHDKDMILEADEVLDIGPRAGKFGGEILWQGKPKDLLKADTITAQYINGKRKIAIPEKRREGNGKHIILKGATGNNLKNVTLDVPLGKLVVVSGISGSGKSSLINGTLYPILNKHFYRAVQEPLPYKKIEGLEHIDKIVDVDQTPIGRTPRSNPATYTAMFTDIRNLFSELPESKIRGYKPGRFSFNVKGGRCETCQGGGLKVIEMNFLPDVYVHCETCNGKRFNRETLEVRYKGKSISDVLDMTIDEAVEFFQPIPKIFAKVKTLQDVGLGYITLGQQSTTLSGGEAQRIKLATELSKRQTGNTLYILDEPTTGLHFEDVKILMDAINQLVELGNSFIIIEHNMDVIKLADHIIDVGPEGGKYGGQIVAQGTPEEIVKSKKSLTGKFLKRELE
- a CDS encoding GNAT family N-acetyltransferase — protein: MNYELREMLPSDEARVLEIFKQGIEGGISSFETTVPTAEAWNMEYYNDCRWVLENETNEVIGWCALKPISKRESFKGVAEVSIYLDNNHQGLGLGSILLKKLILDSENHGFWTLQTNLFPENVSALKFHQKNGFRTVGVRKKLAKLNGEWKDVVMLEKRSEAID
- a CDS encoding DUF3829 domain-containing protein is translated as MKKIIVLAMALSLSVVTVSCKKGMEKIGNAIAKGGQNDANAIIDFNNDFLDSYKRTSDRIDNILKYADAAVSKAKGENVSYIPSVIGGTDYSFSKIKGVPSGFDKDQKAIETDFQTYKAKKENIEKKLEELKSYMQAEDFKDDKGVKAEAIRKEIETDAQAFFIAGEGILDKIKPATDKAEDIILKDHPMKEFIISSKNMMNSLDSAYGVIGKQYDGKFNEAEAQKKYDEFAKAVETNSKMVFNVKDTQYSYKKSQFEAVNKNASTFLDVFRKLIRDSKSTGQISDSDIQQIDSAYDSILNSYNTFVK